The sequence GTACAGCGTCGCCACCAAGGTGGAGGAGTTCCGCGAGAGCGGGTCGCCGCTGTACATCCGCGCGGTGGTGTTCGTGGAACGCGCTTCGCAGAAGGCCATCGTGGTGGGGAGCGGCGGGCAGGCGATCAAGAAGCTGGGCCAGGTCTCGCGGGAGAAGATCGAGGAGTTCGTGGGCGCGCCCGTGTACCTGGACCTGTGGGTCAAGGTCCTCCCCCGCTGGCGCAAGGACCCCGTGACGCTGCAGCGCCTCGGGTTCAAACTTCCGGACGCGGAGCAGAGATCGTGATCGAGCCGTGGCTGCTGGAGATGCTGGTCTGCCCGAAGTGCAAGGGCGAGCTCCGCTACGAGCAGAGCCCCGAGTCGCTGGTGTGCGAGCGCGACCGGCTGCGCTTCGAGGTGCGCGACAACATCCCCATCATGCTGATCGACGAGGCCACTTCGCTGGACGCGCAGCCCGCGCGCTGAGGCGCCGCCGTTTGACACCGCGCCCGGCCCCGGCTACAATCCGCCCGCACGCCCCCTCCTCCCTCCGCGCCTGATCTCCCGGCATGCTTCCACGCGTACTGCTGCACTACTCGCCGCACGGCCGGGCCACGCCCGACCTGGTCCGCGAGTTCGCGACGGCGCGGGAGTACGGGCTGATCGAGGTCCACTCGCCCACCGAGCTGGAGCAGCGCGCGTCGCACAGCCACGCCGTAGCACTCATCGTGGACGGCTCCGAGCCGGCGGACGAGGCGCTCGAGCTGTGCCGGGGGATCAAGCGCGAGGTGTTCACCTCCGTGCTCCCCGTCATCATGTACGTGGCCTCCGATGCGGCGGACGAGGAGACCGCGTCGCGGGCGCTGGAGGCGGGGGCGGACGAGGTGCTGAATCCGGGCCTCTCCGCGCGCGAGTGCGAGCTGCGGCTGGCCATGGCGCTGCACCGCGCCGACCGCGACGTGGGGGTGCACCCCACCACGCTCCTGCCCGGGACGGTGCAGATCGAGCGCGACATCGCGGAGCGGCTGGCGTCGGGCGAAAAGTTCGCGGTGTGCTACGCGGACCTCGACCACTTCAAGGAGTTCAACGACCGCTACGGCTACAACCACGGCGACCGGGTGATCCTGATCCTCTCGCGGATCCTGCGCGAGGTGGTGCGGGCGCGCTCGCCGGGCGCCTTCGTGGGGCACATCGGCGGCGACGACTTCATCTTCATCGCCTCTCTGGCGGACTTCCGCGTCTGTTGCGAGGAGGTGCTCTCGGTGTTCAGCGAGCTGATCGACCTGCAGTACACCGAGGAGGACCGCGCGCGCGGCTTCTTCCTTGGCAAGGACCGCCGCGGCGGCGAGCACCAGGTGCCGCTGATGACGCTCTCGATCGGCGTGGTGACGAACGAGCACCGCAACTTCACGCACACGGCGCAGATCAGCGAGCTGGCCACGGAGATGAAGGCGTACGCCAAGACCTTCTCCGGCTCCATCTACGTGGTCGACCGCCGCTCGGAATAGCGGCTCACTGCCGAACCTCTCAAGCGGGTATCCATGAACGCCCAGTGTACGCACTGCAACACGATCTTCCGCGTCGATCCGGCCAAGGTGCCGGCGGGCGGGGTGCGCGCTCGCTGCTCCATCTGCCGCAACGTCTTCGAGATCGCCGGCGCCGCGCCTGAGCCCGCCCCCGTCGCCGCGCCTGCTCCCGTAGCAGCGCCCGCTCCGGCTCCTCCGCCCCCGCCACCGCCGGCTCCCGCGCCCGCGCCGGCACCTGCGCCCGCGCCCACCGCTCGCCCGAACCCATTCGGCGCGAACGACCCAGGCGCAAAGGCGCGGCGGCTGGCGAGGGCGCTCGTGTCGGACATCGTGACGTACCACCCGGAGCGCCGCGACCAGGCCCTGGCGAACGGCACGCTGAAGCGCGAGTTCATGGAGGAGATCAAGAAGAGCTGGGAGGAGTACGTGGCGCAGGTGGGCCCCGAGATCTCGCGCGGCACGCCCCACTTCCGCGAAGCGCTCAACGAGATCCTCGCCAAGGGTCAGCCCGTGTTCTGAACAGCAATGCAGTTGCAGTGCTGGCAGGGACGCACCCCGCCGGTTATATTTCGGGAACGCGAATACCGCGAACCTGGGCCGTCCCAGCCGGACGGCCCTTGTCGTTGCTGTCAGACAGGGGAAGACGACGATGGAAGAGCTGCGTACCGCCCTCGGCGCACACCGCGACCGGCTCGAAGAGCTAAGGGGGTTTCTTTGACATCCCTGCCAAGCAGGAGAAGCTGAACGGCCTCGAAGCCCGCATGGGGGATCCTTCGTTCTGGAACGACCAGGCGAAGGCGCGCGAGGTGATCGACGAGGCCAACAAGGTCAAGCAGTGGGTGGCGCCGTGGGCCGGCCTCACCGCCCGCGCGGCCGACGCCGCCGAGATGCTGGACCTGCTGGAGGTGGAAGAGGATCCGGGGATGCTGGCGGAGGTCACCGCCGAGATCGAGCGGATCGGCAGCGAGCTGGCCAGCCTGGAGCTGCGCAACATGCTCCAGGGGCCGGACGACCACCGCGATGCCCTGGTGACGCTGCAGTCCGGCGCCGGAGGCACCGAGTCACAGGACTGGGCGGAGATGCTCCTGCGCATGTACACCCGCTGGGCCGAGCGCCACGGCTTCGACGTGGAGCTCCTGGACCAGCAGGAGGGCGAGGAGGCGGGGATCAAGAGCGCCACGCTGGAGGTGCGCGGCGAGTACGCGTACGGCTACCTGCGCGCCGAGCGCGGCGTGCACCGCCTGGTGCGCATCTCGCCCTTCGATAGCCAGGCGCGGCGCCACACCTCGTTCGCCTCCGTCTTCGTGTACCCGTCGGTCGACGACACCATCGAGATCGAGGTGCGCGAGGAGGACATCGAGATGGACGTCTTCCGCGCGTCCGGGGCCG is a genomic window of Longimicrobium sp. containing:
- a CDS encoding Trm112 family protein, whose translation is MIEPWLLEMLVCPKCKGELRYEQSPESLVCERDRLRFEVRDNIPIMLIDEATSLDAQPAR
- a CDS encoding diguanylate cyclase, with amino-acid sequence MLPRVLLHYSPHGRATPDLVREFATAREYGLIEVHSPTELEQRASHSHAVALIVDGSEPADEALELCRGIKREVFTSVLPVIMYVASDAADEETASRALEAGADEVLNPGLSARECELRLAMALHRADRDVGVHPTTLLPGTVQIERDIAERLASGEKFAVCYADLDHFKEFNDRYGYNHGDRVILILSRILREVVRARSPGAFVGHIGGDDFIFIASLADFRVCCEEVLSVFSELIDLQYTEEDRARGFFLGKDRRGGEHQVPLMTLSIGVVTNEHRNFTHTAQISELATEMKAYAKTFSGSIYVVDRRSE
- a CDS encoding zinc-ribbon domain-containing protein, giving the protein MNAQCTHCNTIFRVDPAKVPAGGVRARCSICRNVFEIAGAAPEPAPVAAPAPVAAPAPAPPPPPPPAPAPAPAPAPAPTARPNPFGANDPGAKARRLARALVSDIVTYHPERRDQALANGTLKREFMEEIKKSWEEYVAQVGPEISRGTPHFREALNEILAKGQPVF
- the prfB gene encoding peptide chain release factor 2 — protein: MPAKQEKLNGLEARMGDPSFWNDQAKAREVIDEANKVKQWVAPWAGLTARAADAAEMLDLLEVEEDPGMLAEVTAEIERIGSELASLELRNMLQGPDDHRDALVTLQSGAGGTESQDWAEMLLRMYTRWAERHGFDVELLDQQEGEEAGIKSATLEVRGEYAYGYLRAERGVHRLVRISPFDSQARRHTSFASVFVYPSVDDTIEIEVREEDIEMDVFRASGAGGQHVNKTSSAVRLRHLPSGIVVECQQERSQHKNRATAMKMLKARLYQAALEAQEKEKAKLESTKTDIGFGSQIRSYVFQPYTMVNDHRTELKLPDVAKVMDGDVDPFINAYLREFGGEKQL